In a single window of the Botrytis cinerea B05.10 chromosome 12, complete sequence genome:
- the Bcarg82 gene encoding Bcarg82, translating to MAKPLPIHADLIDCNYAVAGHDGTLSDIDGELFIKPCTDTEIAFYNDTIAGHQDFYDFMPEFLGTLQLDQNQNKSFDEKATELIAQHAKPEVSYPGRTNGKRITTNQAVVLMNASHGFVKPNILDVKLGVRLWADDAHQEKKKRFDKVTQQTTHKDLGFRIAGMRVWQGPDAKGDDIDEDGYRIYNKDYGRYELNNSNVHEAFENFIFTQSAGIDTELGRLISQAFLTDLRRIQDALESQESRMYSASLLFVFEGDGKALRAAMEEASRTPPPTTMEHGSSSSGETYSSFEDDDEDEDLEEESFPKIYSLKVIDFAHATWTPGLGPDENSLVGVRSVGEILEKLAES from the exons ATGGCCAAACCTCTCCCAATCCATGCCGACTTGATCGACTGCAACTACGCCGTCGCAGGGCA TGACGGCACGCTTTCCGACATTGATGGCGAATTGTTTATCAAGCCCTGCACCGATACTGAGATCGCATTTTACAACGACACGATAGCAGGGCACCAAGATTTTTACGATTTTATGCCCGAATTTCTTGGAACTTTGCAGCTAGATCAGAACCAGAATAAATCTTTTGACGAAAAGGCGACCGAGTTGATTGCGCAGCATGCCAAACCTGAAGTCTCATACCCTGGCAGGACTAATGGCAAGAGAATCACCACCAATCAAGCCGTGGTTCTTATGAATGCATCGCACGGTTTCGTGAAGCCCAATATCCTCGACGTCAAGCTAGGTGTACGCTTATGGGCAGATGACGCGcatcaagagaagaaaaaaaggtttGACAAAGTCACGCAACAAACTACACACAAAGACCTTGGCTTTCGCATCGCAGGTATGAGAGTATGGCAGGGTCCCGATGCAAAGGGCGATGATATAGACGAGGATGgctatagaatatataataaagattacGGCAGGTACGAATTAAATAATAGCAATGTTCACGAAGCATTCGAGAATTTTATCTTCACACAATCAGCTGGTATCGACACTGAGTTGGGAAGATTAATATCCCAGGCGTTTCTCACGGATTTGAGAAGAATACAGGATGCCTTGGAAAGTCAAGAGAGCAGAATGTACTCTGCTAGTCTTCTCTTCGTTTTCGAGGGCGATGGAAAAGCGTTACGCGCTGCAATGGAAGAAGCTAGCAGGACCCCACCTCCAACCACTATGGAACatggatcatcatcatccggAGAAACTTACTCATCCTTTgaagacgacgacgaagacgaagatttggaagaagaatcttttccaaaaatatattctctaAAGGTCATAGACTTTGCTCATGCTACATGGACTCCTGGCTTAGGGCCGGATGAAAACTCTCTTGTGGGAGTCCGTAGCGTGGGCGAAATTCTGGAGAAACTGGCGGAGTCATAA
- the Bcnde1 gene encoding Bcnde1 produces the protein MTYTNMLSRQPASSLGRIGSNSLLLRRSPYSSLSRSALSFNSLPGQKFSTGSRRPLTALTNQTQWGKLPITRNVRFVSGKPLPQRRSKALNFLYRSAALLGGSLIVLGVGVVGFFVYDATTYREDLSYSDISISELALSPRLGGPKNLPIAEVQIDDDDSEEMQKQKDKPKLVILGGGWGSVALLKTLNPDDYHITLVSPTNYFLFTPMLPSATVGTLEFRSLVEPIRRIITRVKGHFIRATAEDIEFSEKLVELAGKSPDGKEVRFYLPYDKLVIGVGSTTNPHGVKGLENCHFLKDIDDAQTIRNSILTNLEYACLPTTSDEERKRLLSFVVSGGGPTGVEFAAELFDLLNEDLTAHFPRILRNEISVHVIQSRGHILNTYDEAVSKYAEERFARDQVDILTNSRVQEVRPDKILFTQKGENGESIVKELPMGFCLWSTGVSQTRFCQRIAAALGSSQTNRHALETDTHLRLKGTPLGDVYAIGDCATVQNNVADHLVTFLRTLAWEKGQDPEKVQLTFRDWRDVAQKVRKRFPQAADHLKRVDKLFQEFDKDQSGTLDFGELRALLMQIDSKLTSLPATAQRAHQQGQYLGHKFNKIARAEPGMRVNDMRDGDLDEAIYKAFEYHHLGSLAYIGNSAVFDLGGGWSFAGGLWAVYAWRSVYFAQSVSFRTRCLLAMDWAKRTLFGRDLMNW, from the exons ATGACATACACAAATATGCTCTCACGTCAACCTGCCTCATCTCTTGGGAGAATTGGCAGCAATTCTTTATTACTTCGCAGATCGCCATACTCGTCTCTCAGTCGATCTGCACTATCCTTCAATTCTCTGCCTGGCCAAAAGTTTTCTACGGGCTCAAGAAGACCTCTCACAGCCCTCACAAACCAAACACAATGGGGAAAGCTCCCTATAACACGAAATGTTCGATTCGTATCTGGTAAACCTTTGCCGCAACGACGGTCAAAAGCTTTGAACTTTCTATATCGATCTGCGGCTTTGCTTGGAGGTTCACTGATCGTTTTGGGAGTCGGCGTGGTTGGTTTCTTCGTGTATGATGCTACGACATATCGTGAGGATTTGTCTTACTCGGATATCTCCATCTCGGAGCTTGCTTTGTCTCCACGACTAGGAGGTCCTAAGAATTTACCCATTGCCGAAGTTCAGATTGACGACGATGATTCCGAGGAaatgcaaaagcaaaaggacAAGCCGAAATTGGTCATTCTTGGAGGTGGATGGGGAAGCGTGGCGTTGTTGAAGACTTTGAATCCAGACGACTATCATATTACTTTGGTCTCGCCTACGAATTATTTCCTCTTTACTCCTATGCTACCTTCGGCAACTGTAGGCACGTTGGAGTTTCGATCTTTGGTGGAACCCATTCGTCGGATTATCACAAGAGTTAAAGGGCACTTCATAAGAGCTACGGCGGAAGACATTGAGTTTTCGGAGAAGCTGGTAGAATTGGCAGGGAAAAGTCCGGATGGTAAAGAAGTTCGATTTTATCTACCGTATGATAAATTAGTTATTGGGGTTGGATCCACGACAAATCCTCACGGAGTAAAAGGATTGGAAAATTGTCATTTCTTGAAGGATATCGATGATGCTCAGACGATTCGAAATTCTATCTTGACCAATTTGGAATACGCATGCCTCCCAACAACATCTGATGAGGAACGAAAGAGattgctttcttttgttgttaGTGGAGGTGGTCCTACTGGAGTAGAATTTGCTGCCGAATTATTCGATCTTCTAAATGAAGATCTCACAGCACACTTTCCTCGCATTCTCAGAAATGAGATCTCCGTCCACGTTATTCAGAGTAGAGGACACATTCTCAATACATATGATGAAGCGGTATCCAAATACGCCGAGGAAAGATTCGCTCGCGATCAGGTAGACATCCTTACCAATTCTCGAGTCCAGGAGGTCAGACCAGATAAAATTCTCTTTACTCAAAAGGGAGAGAATGGTGAATCGATTGTTAAGGAATTGCCCATGGGATTCTGTCTTTGGTCTACAGGTGTTTCTCAAACCCGATTTTGTCAAAGAATCGCTGCCGCACTTGGCTCCTCTCAAACCAACCGTCATGCTTTAGAGACCGATACACATCTCCGTCTGAAAGGTACACCACTAGGAGACGTGTATGCCATTGGCGACTGCGCAACGGTTCAAAACAACGTTGCTGATCACTTGGTGACTTTCCTCCGAACGCTCGCGTGGGAAAAGGGACAAGACCCAGAAAAGGTCCAACTCACATTCCGCGATTGGCGAGACGTCGCGCAGAAAGTCCGCAAGAGATTTCCTCAAGCGGCCGATCATCTCAAACGCGTTGATAAGCTCTTCCAAGAATTCGATAAAGATCAATCCGGCACGCTCGACTTCGGTGAATTGAGAGCACTCCTTATGCAGATCGATAGTAAACTCACGTCGCTTCCTGCCACTGCCCAGAGAGCTCATCAACAAGGTCAATATCTAGGGCACAAATTCAACAAGATTGCAAGAGCAGAACCGGGAATGAGAGTTAACGACATGCgtgatggagatttggaCGAAGCTATTTACAAAGCGTTTGAATATCATCACTTGGGTAGCTTGGCTTACATTGGCAACTCGGCCGTCTTTGATCTCGGAGGGGGATGGAGTTTCGCGGGAGGCCTTTGGGCGGTATATGCCTGGAGAAGCGTGTATTTTGCGCAGAGTGTCAGCTTTAGAACCAGATGTTTGTTGGCTATGGATTGGGCCAAGAGAACCCTTTTCGGAAGAG atttgatgaattggtAA